A stretch of DNA from Leptospira barantonii:
TTTTTTAAAAAACTCGAAGCGAACTATCGCGAAAGACCGGACAGGGACTTTACAGATTCATTCGATTTTGCTTATATTCTAAAAGACGCAGGTAAGGAGCTTCGCAAAAAAAAGGTATGGGAAACCGAAACCGATCGGGCCATGCCTTGGAAACCGAGCGAAAAAATTCTCACCACATACCGAGGAAAACATATCTATCCTCGTACTCGTAATCAGGAAACGTATTTCCATTCTTTTCAAGACAACTTGATCACGTTCGCGCTTGGTCCTGCGGGAACCGGTAAAACGTTTTTATCCGTAGCGACCGCATGTAGATTTTTACAGGCGGGAACGATCGACAAGATCATTCTTACAAGACCGGCCGTCGAAGCGGGGGAGAATCTCGGATTTTTACCGGGTGATCTCAACCAAAAGGTGGACCCTTATTTACGTCCCGTTTACGACGCTCTCAACGAATGTATCGGGCCTGAAAAAACCCAAGAATACATCGCACTTACGAAGATCGAAATCGCTCCAGTCGCGTTTATGCGCGGACGAACTCTTTCGAATGCCTTTATTATATTGGACGAGGCGCAGAACTGCACTCTCGCCCAACTCAAAATGATTATGACTCGTTTGGGAAGATCTTCCCGTATGTGTATTTCGGGCGACTCGACTCAGATCGACTTGGATCACGGTCGTTCTGGACTCGAAAAAGTGGTGACTTTATTCAAAAACACGGATCAAATCGGAATGGTGTTTTTTGGGAA
This window harbors:
- a CDS encoding PhoH family protein, which encodes MDIIPRGNGFQIEGESAKVDFALDFFKKLEANYRERPDRDFTDSFDFAYILKDAGKELRKKKVWETETDRAMPWKPSEKILTTYRGKHIYPRTRNQETYFHSFQDNLITFALGPAGTGKTFLSVATACRFLQAGTIDKIILTRPAVEAGENLGFLPGDLNQKVDPYLRPVYDALNECIGPEKTQEYIALTKIEIAPVAFMRGRTLSNAFIILDEAQNCTLAQLKMIMTRLGRSSRMCISGDSTQIDLDHGRSGLEKVVTLFKNTDQIGMVFFGKEDITRHPLVEVIVRKFEEL